A genomic region of Stegostoma tigrinum isolate sSteTig4 chromosome 13, sSteTig4.hap1, whole genome shotgun sequence contains the following coding sequences:
- the LOC125458448 gene encoding EF-hand calcium-binding domain-containing protein 9-like: MKLRPGYIFNFLYLDKVHALMSVRNTTVLLEYFKLLDVHDSSTLNDVQFFHFLRCATDMSKAHIKTTFNMFDWKASGEISFDEFYMLICIIIANKDKMEQQFLYRHSRAIFDLIDLDGGHTITPAEFYAAGFLFNIKGRAYLQMFQDYSGSGGENLTYNEFKLFIMACLDKQEKTNEDKKKKKQKQPIMGLFSQRNSLLPL; encoded by the exons ATGAAACTGAGGCCTGGATATATTTTCAACTTTTTGTATCTTGACAAAGTTCATGCTTTAATGTCAGTCAGAAATACCACAGTGCTTTTGGAGTATTTTAAACTCTTGGATGTTCATGATAGCAGTACCTTAAATG ATGTCCAATTTTTTCATTTCCTTCGCTGTGCCACGGACATGAGCAAAGCACATATAAAGACAACCTTCAATATGTTTGATTGGAAAGCCTCTGGAGAGATTAGTTTTGATGAGTTTTACATGTTGATATGCATCATAATTGCTAATAAG GATAAAATGGAGCAGCAGTTTCTTTATCGTCACTCTCGTGCTATCTTTGACCTAATTGACCTAGATGGGGGCCACACCATTACTCCAGCAGAATTTTATGCCGCAGGATTTCTCTTCAACATCAAAGGACGTGCTTATTTGCAGATGTTTCAAGATTatagtggaagtggtggagag AACCTTACGTACAATGAATTCAAGTTGTTTATCATGGCCTGCTTAGATAAACAAGAAAAGACTAATgaagataaaaagaaaaagaaacagaagcaaCCAATAATGGGATTATTTAGTCAAAGGAATTCTCTGTTACCATTGTAA